The stretch of DNA GTGCCCTGCGCGGTGATGAGGCCCCAGCCGGTACGGCGGAGCCCGGGATCGATCCCGAGGATGCGGACGGGGCTGGTCATGATGCTCCAACGCTCGACGAACGGCCCGAGGCTGCCGTACGTATCGTGAACGCCGGGTTTCACCAAGACGCGGCTTCTGGAGGATGACCATGAGCGCCGACGCCCCGATCAGCCGCTTCCCGGTGCCGAAACTCTCCGAGATGCCGGAGGACCTGCGCGCCCGGATCGCCCTGGTGCAGGAGAAGGCCGGCTTCGTGCCCAACATCTTCCTGGCGCTGGCGCATCGCCCGGACGAGTTCCGCGCCTTCATGGCCTATCACGACGCGCTGATGGACCGGCCGGGCGGTCTGACCAAGGCTGAGCGCGAGATGATCGTGGTGGCGACCAGCGCGGCCAATGACTGCCTGTACTGCGTCGTCGCCCACGGCGCGATCCTGCGG from Methylobacterium sp. PvR107 encodes:
- a CDS encoding peroxidase-related enzyme (This protein belongs to a clade of uncharacterized proteins related to peroxidases such as the alkylhydroperoxidase AhpD.), whose protein sequence is MSADAPISRFPVPKLSEMPEDLRARIALVQEKAGFVPNIFLALAHRPDEFRAFMAYHDALMDRPGGLTKAEREMIVVATSAANDCLYCVVAHGAILRVRAKNPLIADQIAVNYAKADITPRQRAMLAFAVKVATESRNVGAEDHAALAGHGFSADDIWDIAAITALFALSNRIASVAELRPNDAFYAMGR